The nucleotide window tggcctagcggaaagagcccgggcctgaaagtcagaggatgtgggttctaatctcgcctctgccacgtctgctgcgtgaccttgggcaagtcacttcacgtctctgtgcctcagtcacctcgtctggaaaacggggatgaagactgtgagccccatgtggggcagggactctatccagcctgattacctgatatctacaccagtgtttagaacagtgcttggcacgtaataataataatgatggcatttattaagcgcttactatgtgcaaagcactgttctaagcgctgggaaggttacaaggtaatcaggttgtccctcgtggggctcacagtcttaatccccattttacagatgagggaactgaggcacagagaagttaagtgactcgcccaaagtcacacagctgacaattggtggagccgggatttgaacccatgacctctgactccaaagcccctgctctttccactgagccacgctgagcttaacagatattgctattattatttaaccaaCTGATCTCCCCGGGGGGCAGGGCCCTAGTGCCCTTGAGCCAAAACTGAACGCTCCCACAGACAGGGGCTAGTTGCGGGCAGGTCCCGGGGAGGGCCTTACTTTGCCGACACCAAGAGCTTTACGGCGTCCTCGTGGCGGCCTTGGTCCAGGAATAAGAGAGCAAGTTCCAGGAGAGCGTTTGGGACCAAGTAGTGGTCATACTTAATCTTCTTCtccctgggggtggagggagagcggGTCAGAggctggctggggccctgcagggCACTCTCCCATCCCCTGTAAGCAGGGGCAATAGTCACCTCAACCCACACCCTTGGCACGGGCACGGCATCTCTGCCAGGCCAGGCCCTCCCTCCCACAGGTGCCCGTTCTAGCGGGCCGGTGTCCAGTCAGCAAAACCCAtttgtccgtcagtcagtcagtcgtcttgactgcgcacttattgagtgcagagcactatactaagtgcttgggagagtctaatacaacaatataacagacacgttccctgcccacagggaacgcCTCCCCAGAGCCGAGATCCCATTCCTCTGGCCTCTGCCAGGTCTGGGTTTGGGCCTGACGGGTTGGATGCAGACCCGTGCACCCTGTCCCTTTGGCCAGCCCCAGCTGCTCATACGAGGGAGCAGGGAAACCCAGCTTGATGTGCCCCAACCCGGTGTGGGGAAGACTGATACAACCAGGCCGGTGCCCACCAACAAGCCGGTGGCAGGGTGGGTCAGCACAGCAAGCCCAGTATGAATGTTTTTGGATTGGGGCATCTTTCCACCTGAGTACCGAGATGACACAaccccccgctccccctccctcctaaaCCGGGGCTGGGGGTAGGACAGGGTCTCGGGCGTATTTCTTTTCTCGCGTCTCCCTCAGCGCTCGgtagagtgctgggcacatagtaagcgctgaaccaatCCCACAATTCTTCTTGTTACCAACAGAGCGAAGTGCTTCTGAACGACAGGGATAGGCCCCATAGCCCGTCTTCCCCGGGCTGTGAGGCGGGCACCGCTTACGCTGCGTGGATGGCCAAGAAACACTCTTCTGCTCCTGCCACGTTGCCCAGATACTTGAGGCACAACCCCTTCAACAGCTTCACCATGCACCGGTCGTCGGCCGAGAACTCGGACGCTGTAACAGAGCGGGCGCCCCCATCCCCCCATGTCACGTTCGGACCTGCCCGGCAGGGCATCCACACCCCAGCATTGTGAGGGCACCCGAGTGGCTTCTCCTCGAGTGCTGGACCCCCCAGGAGGGCGAGAGGCCAGGCCCCACAGGGGCGAGCCGGTGCCCCTTTCGGGGGGATGGGGTCCCGGAGAGAGCAGCAGCCAGCCGGCCCaccctgaccctcccctcccccagtagCACCTGGGGCTCTGTCCAGCGCCTCTCCGGCCTGGTTGAGGATCTCCAGCATCCCCTCGGTCAGGGCCCGCTGCTTCCCGATCACGGCGTAGCCGTTCCAGATGTACATCATTTCCTAGAGCCCCCAGGGAAAAGGCCGCTCAGGGGTCGGCGCCCACGCCGCCCCTTCCAGCTGCCAAGACCCATCGGGTCTGCTCTGGGTCGGGACCAGGCCTAGCAGACGTGTTGGCAAGCTCCTTTCCCGGAGGGGGAGACATGGAAAAGTTGCTCCCATTGCGCTGTTGCGAATGGTACCCACAGAGCTTGGCATCGTTGTCAGTTTTCCAGAAACTTCTGCCAAGCTGATgcctcctccacccccatttcCGAATGATGCTGCCAGCTAACCCCAGGCCCATGGGAAATGCTGGGGTGGCCTGCCTTATCTCCAGCCCCAACCCACATCCCCAGCTCCGGCCACGGCCCGTTTTGCCAGTCTATTTGGGGGTCCTCACCCGGCctgtaccatgtgccaagcaccccactaagtgctgggatagacaccaaGTGATCAGGACGGACCCaaccccacacagggcttgcagtctgagCCGATCTGTGCTGACCCCAGCCACCCCGGGGACTGGGGGGGCATCAGCCCTGGCAGGGGCAGTGAGGGTGGCCTAGGGGTCCCGGGATCATCCCACCCACCAGAGCAGGAACGGGCAGCGGGATTGGATCTGAAGGGAGGTAGCGGCGAGACTTCCGAATGGCAAACTTCTCCGTAGGCAGCGACTTTCCGGCGATTTTCAGTTTCAGACCGGGCACGGCTCTGGAGAGGAACGGAGATGGAAACCACTGGGGTTAACGGATCCTGGTGCCACAGCGGCTCCCGGGGTCTGCTGGATGAATCCCACCCCTTGTAGCCACTCCCATAGGACCCAGACCCTCCAAAGGGTCTCCCCTGCTGATCCCGCCCACCGGCCTCCCAGGAGATCTGCCCTCTCATCGTCAAGACCCTGGGCCTTACCCGCAGTTCTGCCACTGCCTTGCTGGCCAGCCCTGAGCTTCaggtttttttcaatggtattaataataaaactaataattgtatttgttaagcacttactaaacaataataataataatgatggcatttgttaagcgcttactatgtgcaaagcactgttctaagcactaggaggatacatggtgatcacactgtcccacgtggggctcacagtcttaatcctcattttacagatgaggtaactaagactcagagaagttaagtgacttgcccaaggtcacacagcagacatgtgggggagctgggattcgaacccacgacctctgactcccaagcccgtgctctttccattgagccacgctggctggaaacagtccctgtcccacgtggggctcatggtctcaatccccattttacagataaggtagttgaggcccagagaaatgaagtgagtcgcccaaggtcacacagcagacaagtggcagagccggaattagaacccatgatcgtctctctcccagacccgtgctctatccaccacgccatgctgcttctcaggcgcttgttctgtgtcaaacgctgttctaagcgccagggtagatacaagataatcagattgggcccaatctctgtcccacatggggctcacagcctaaattggaaggaggaggatttaatccccattttacagatgaggtaacagaggcacgtagaactgaagcaacttgctcaaggtcacaaggcaagcaatgggcagagccggtaCTAGAAGCCAGAttctcccaggctcgggctctttccgctaaaatGGGTGTGTTCCCTCCTGCCACCCCATCATCAGGACAGGGATGAGGGATGTGTTTTACTCTAATGAGGAgtattctgactcccggggccctgTGGGCTGaggctattgatgatgatgatggtattcattaagcgcttactatgtgtcaaacactgttctaagcactggggtagatacatagtcatcaggttgtcccatgtggggatcacaggcttaatccccattttacagatgaggtaactgaggcacagagaagtgaagtgacttgcccaaagtcacacagctgacgagtggacaagtgattagaatccatgacctctgactcccaaggccaggctctttccactaagccacgctgcttggatgaAGATGTCTACGGACTGGGGGAGTCTCACCTGCTGGGAGGGTCTAGCTGGGGCCTTGccttaaggcagggggatggcctgCTTGACCTCTCGCGGTTTGTTCCCCCGACCCCGGGCCAGCTGCTGGGGCCCAGGCCCGCACATGGCCCCCCGCCAGCCTGGGTCCCCGGTTCTTTTCAGCTCACCGAAACAGTTCCACTTCATTGTCGCCAAAGGGCTTGTGGTCGCCGTCGGCGAACATGCTGAGGTAGGAGGCTTTCATGTACAGGTAGGTGGCCTGGaaggtggggcgggaggggagtcGGATAATGACATCGGTGACGTCAGAGGCCACCCCGGCCGCTGCCTGCCGGTCACCCAGCCCCTGCGGGAGCCTCCCTGCTGCTAACGGACCTCGGGGCACTGGCCATGTCCAGCATAGTCCTGGGCCCTTCCCACAGGTCCGGTGGTCTTGCCGTCCCACCCATCTCAGGACTGTCCACTCCTGGCTGACGGTGCCTACGCTGTGGCCCGGGGGGGCATCTGCTGAGTAGCAGCCAGCCGTTGCGGCCACCCCACCTCAACCCAGGGGACCTGAGGGCTGGGCCCCTGTCCGGCCGGCCGGGGCCTGGGGGATGGTGCCGAACCGCCAGCTGGGCCTCGACTCTCCATCTCCCGCTGGATCGGATCGGTGGGAGCCCTGACCCCGAGGGACCCgtctcggggtgggggggagtcaagTGAAAGATTGCAGCTGCCAGAGGACCCCAGGCCGGGTGATCTCA belongs to Tachyglossus aculeatus isolate mTacAcu1 chromosome 18, mTacAcu1.pri, whole genome shotgun sequence and includes:
- the TTC39A gene encoding tetratricopeptide repeat protein 39A isoform X2, which encodes MLLLCYHTFLSFVLGTGNGNVEEAEKLLRPYLGRYPKGAVFLFFAGRIEALKGSIDTAIRRFEECCEAQQQWKQFHHMCYWELMWCFTYQRQWKMAYFYADLLSKENSWSKATYLYMKASYLSMFADGDHKPFGDNEVELFRAVPGLKLKIAGKSLPTEKFAIRKSRRYLPSDPIPLPVPALEMMYIWNGYAVIGKQRALTEGMLEILNQAGEALDRAPASEFSADDRCMVKLLKGLCLKYLGNVAGAEECFLAIHAAEKKIKYDHYLVPNALLELALLFLDQGRHEDAVKLLVSAKQNYKNYSMESRTHFRIQAALLQARPAAPSAPASPDPSAWSGSGGAKPTLQH